A window of Sphingobacterium sp. SRCM116780 contains these coding sequences:
- a CDS encoding SusC/RagA family TonB-linked outer membrane protein encodes MKIKDCTFNTLGFGLNRGKRRMTNLAMVLMTGAFLQANASVFAQKVNFVKKNTTIGEVFQQIKKQTGYEVLYANQKLDFSKKLNADFVNVELNEVLNKCLTNLSVSYVIEDKVIVIKSKSKITINNKNQPISLQVSKIDVKGKILDPDGKPLGGASISVKGTKIGTKSNSEGDFSLPGVDSKGILLVSYIGYQPLEISPKIEIGTIKMQKASNILADVVIISTGYQNIAQSQNTGSVARVKAQDLVINGATTIEQMLQGKLAGVEVVNNSGMVGKRQTVRVRGTSTLLGNQEPVWVVDGIIQEDPLPFKASELNAFNQDPANADALKNFIGSAISWLNPYDIQDITVLKDAASTAIYGVKAANGVIVINTKRGVTGRAPSVSYSTSLSSQQGRTYDKMNLMNSKERVDVSREIWEKGLVSQFGLDDIGYSKILKEYLTEKLSYDEFNAKAKQLEVNNTDWFDLLFHQPFSHNHNVSISGGGTGSTYYGSLGYNNQQGEAKGNGMDSYLANLNFTSIISSKLTISTRLSGNYSNTSGYFRVDPYSYARNTSRVIPATLPDGSLSYYTLGGYRYNVLNELNNTGNENIKTNLNAAVNLRYELPYNLRFESTFGIAFTNAHAESYATELTNRISSLRGYEYGQFTPVSNEYKMSRLPIGGELATADDRNTNYTWRNAITYGKVFNHKHSISSMLGLELRSNVYKGMSNTVFGYLPERGKAISNPPATIINGGVNYPNSIYDPGAGDSFKFLVTDRTANYVSYYYSGSYSYDNRYIFSASLRGDASNRFGQDTKNRFNPIWALGGRWNVARENFFNKSTWFNDFSLRGSYGYQGNVAENYGPDLIARIPTGGGASVISPQTGEPILNIKSLPYANLRWEKTQTVNLGLDFGFFNNRVVASLDYYNKASKDLIVLKDIPYENGARQMPMNGGTLTNTGYEAQVSFFPIRKKDWNWGISVNSSKNISKVTNKLLPNPTWANAVSGNYFVDGYAVSSFWVFDYKGPNPETGLPEFNIPTTEENPDAKFNAASFMKYAGKLNADFTAGFNTSLRYKQLTVSTNLYASLGGHKLLAPLYTTDMVNNTPNEYNNLSKDLVDRWRKPGDEAFTNIPGLPYFGVPFVSIPSGSTSLQPGSSSPYTLYNYSTARLVNASYLRINNVNLSYTLPDYIARRIHTKSLTLGYTMSNLYTFVSKDFKDVDPEVASGGQPLPQTHVLNLSVTF; translated from the coding sequence ATGAAAATTAAAGATTGCACCTTCAATACGCTCGGTTTCGGATTGAATAGGGGGAAAAGGCGTATGACCAACCTGGCCATGGTGCTGATGACAGGAGCTTTTTTACAAGCGAATGCCTCTGTGTTTGCACAAAAAGTCAATTTTGTGAAAAAGAACACAACAATTGGAGAAGTATTTCAACAGATTAAAAAGCAAACGGGTTATGAAGTACTCTACGCAAATCAAAAGTTAGATTTTTCTAAAAAATTGAATGCAGACTTTGTTAATGTTGAGTTGAATGAAGTCCTCAACAAATGTTTGACAAATCTTTCTGTGAGTTATGTGATAGAGGATAAAGTGATTGTGATTAAAAGTAAATCCAAAATCACGATAAACAACAAAAATCAACCTATAAGCCTTCAGGTATCCAAGATAGATGTTAAAGGAAAGATTCTAGATCCTGATGGGAAACCGTTAGGCGGTGCTTCGATCAGTGTTAAGGGCACCAAAATCGGTACAAAATCTAATAGTGAAGGTGATTTCTCGTTACCAGGAGTTGATTCCAAAGGGATATTACTGGTTTCTTATATCGGCTATCAACCCTTAGAGATTAGCCCGAAGATAGAAATAGGAACGATTAAAATGCAGAAGGCATCAAATATTCTGGCAGATGTGGTCATTATTTCTACGGGCTATCAAAACATTGCTCAATCACAAAATACAGGATCTGTAGCGAGAGTTAAGGCGCAAGATTTAGTCATTAATGGGGCGACTACAATTGAGCAAATGCTGCAAGGAAAACTTGCAGGTGTGGAAGTCGTTAATAATTCAGGGATGGTTGGGAAGCGGCAAACAGTCCGCGTTAGAGGAACCTCTACGTTACTAGGTAACCAAGAACCAGTTTGGGTTGTGGATGGCATCATACAAGAAGATCCACTTCCATTCAAAGCTTCCGAATTAAATGCGTTTAATCAAGATCCAGCCAATGCAGATGCCTTGAAAAATTTTATCGGAAGTGCAATCTCCTGGCTTAACCCTTACGATATCCAAGACATAACGGTTTTAAAAGATGCCGCATCAACGGCAATATACGGTGTAAAAGCAGCTAATGGCGTTATTGTAATCAATACAAAACGTGGAGTAACTGGACGAGCCCCATCTGTGAGTTATAGTACCAGTCTTTCCTCCCAACAGGGAAGAACTTATGATAAGATGAACTTAATGAATTCCAAAGAACGTGTGGATGTATCCCGAGAAATTTGGGAAAAAGGATTGGTTTCACAGTTCGGTTTAGACGACATCGGTTATTCAAAAATTTTAAAAGAATATTTGACGGAAAAGCTTTCATACGACGAGTTTAATGCCAAAGCAAAACAATTGGAGGTGAATAATACCGATTGGTTTGATTTACTTTTTCATCAGCCGTTTAGTCACAACCACAATGTCAGTATTAGTGGAGGCGGTACTGGTAGTACTTATTATGGATCATTGGGATATAACAATCAACAAGGAGAAGCTAAAGGCAACGGGATGGATAGTTATTTGGCCAACCTTAACTTTACGAGCATAATTTCCAGTAAGCTCACTATTTCGACGCGATTGTCTGGAAACTACTCCAATACCAGTGGTTATTTTAGAGTAGATCCCTATTCGTATGCCAGAAATACAAGTCGAGTTATTCCTGCCACTCTTCCTGATGGTAGCCTATCTTACTATACATTAGGGGGGTATCGTTATAATGTTTTGAATGAGTTAAATAACACTGGAAATGAAAATATAAAAACAAATTTAAATGCAGCGGTCAATCTGAGGTACGAGCTTCCCTATAATCTTCGTTTTGAATCCACTTTCGGGATAGCCTTTACCAATGCACATGCAGAATCTTATGCGACTGAACTTACCAATCGGATTAGCAGCCTAAGAGGTTATGAATATGGTCAGTTTACTCCCGTATCAAATGAGTATAAAATGTCTCGACTACCCATTGGAGGTGAGTTGGCAACCGCTGATGATCGAAATACAAATTACACCTGGAGAAATGCGATTACTTACGGTAAAGTTTTCAATCATAAGCACAGCATATCCAGTATGCTTGGACTAGAACTACGCAGTAATGTCTACAAAGGAATGTCCAATACCGTATTTGGATATTTACCTGAGAGAGGTAAAGCGATTAGTAATCCCCCAGCTACAATTATCAATGGTGGAGTGAACTACCCGAACTCTATTTATGATCCAGGTGCAGGAGATAGTTTCAAATTTTTAGTCACCGATCGCACAGCTAACTATGTATCATATTATTATAGTGGTTCGTATAGTTATGACAATCGTTATATTTTTAGTGCTAGCTTACGAGGAGATGCCTCTAATCGTTTTGGACAAGATACTAAAAATAGATTTAACCCCATCTGGGCTTTAGGAGGTCGATGGAATGTTGCTAGAGAAAACTTTTTTAATAAAAGCACCTGGTTTAATGATTTTAGCCTGCGCGGTAGCTATGGCTATCAAGGAAACGTTGCAGAAAACTATGGACCTGACTTGATTGCACGTATTCCAACGGGTGGTGGAGCATCGGTCATCAGTCCACAAACAGGTGAACCGATTTTGAATATCAAATCTTTGCCTTATGCTAATTTACGATGGGAAAAAACACAAACGGTTAACCTAGGGCTTGATTTTGGTTTTTTTAACAATAGAGTTGTCGCTAGTTTAGATTACTACAATAAAGCGAGTAAAGATCTGATTGTGCTAAAAGACATTCCTTATGAGAATGGTGCTCGTCAGATGCCGATGAATGGTGGAACACTGACCAATACCGGTTATGAAGCACAAGTAAGTTTCTTCCCGATTAGAAAAAAAGACTGGAACTGGGGGATATCCGTGAATAGTTCGAAAAATATCAGTAAAGTAACGAATAAACTATTACCAAATCCTACCTGGGCGAATGCAGTGTCTGGTAATTACTTTGTCGACGGCTATGCTGTTTCTTCTTTCTGGGTGTTTGATTATAAAGGACCTAATCCAGAAACTGGTTTACCAGAGTTTAATATTCCGACCACTGAAGAAAATCCGGATGCGAAATTTAATGCAGCCTCATTTATGAAATACGCAGGGAAATTGAACGCTGATTTTACGGCTGGCTTTAATACCTCATTACGCTATAAGCAACTTACCGTTTCAACCAATCTATATGCATCACTTGGAGGACATAAGCTATTGGCTCCATTGTATACGACAGACATGGTGAATAATACCCCTAACGAGTACAATAATCTTTCAAAGGATCTTGTGGATCGCTGGAGAAAACCAGGAGATGAAGCATTCACCAACATTCCTGGTCTACCATACTTTGGTGTTCCATTTGTTAGTATCCCTTCTGGTTCAACTTCTCTGCAACCAGGCAGTTCGTCTCCTTATACCTTGTATAATTACAGTACTGCACGTTTAGTGAATGCCTCCTATCTGCGGATCAATAATGTCAACTTGTCCTATACACTTCCAGACTATATCGCAAGACGGATACATACCAAGAGCTTGACATTAGGTTATACCATGAGCAACCTCTATACTTTTGTGAGTAAGGATTTTAAGGATGTAGATCCAGAAGTAGCTTCTGGAGGTCAACCTTTACCACAAACTCATGTACTTAATTTATCCGTTACCTTCTAA
- a CDS encoding FecR family protein, with product MEKEKFIQIASRVADGVATPEEIAQYIYYLDWSAQHSSLWNEVPLMDKTSFQESIRLNLSQQFQTKKSIPFYKKTKWIAAAAMLLAIGTCSIMFYKSLQSTNYSKENIQASTIKPGQQKATLTLANGKKIVLNNQSDGQVLTDAGVEIVKESNGQLVYRVLENQQSAKGDNTLSTQRGETYSVVLLDGTKVWLNASSSLTYSTLLYTEGKRKVKIEGEAYFEVSKDALHPFIVQSENQEVEVLGTHFNVDAYPEDKVVRTTLLEGQVAVKSGREKRILRPNQQISNYNHQLSVQDVDGLDAVAWKNGKFVFHQESMESIMQKISRWYDVDIDYQNEELKKVAFTGTIAKYDRIEKVLSKLALTEEVKFSIQKNTIVVNSN from the coding sequence ATGGAGAAAGAAAAATTTATACAAATCGCCAGCCGAGTCGCAGATGGTGTTGCAACACCAGAGGAGATTGCGCAATATATTTACTATTTAGATTGGTCTGCCCAACATAGTTCATTATGGAATGAGGTGCCACTTATGGATAAGACCAGCTTTCAAGAAAGCATTAGACTCAATTTATCACAACAATTTCAAACAAAAAAGAGCATTCCTTTTTATAAAAAAACAAAATGGATTGCCGCGGCAGCCATGCTTCTTGCGATAGGTACATGCTCCATCATGTTCTATAAATCTCTTCAATCAACCAACTATTCAAAAGAAAATATCCAAGCCTCTACTATAAAACCAGGACAACAAAAGGCAACATTAACGCTAGCCAATGGCAAAAAAATAGTTTTAAATAATCAAAGTGATGGTCAAGTACTGACAGATGCTGGGGTGGAAATCGTGAAAGAGAGTAACGGACAATTGGTTTATCGTGTTCTTGAAAATCAGCAATCTGCAAAAGGAGATAACACCTTAAGTACGCAGCGTGGGGAGACCTATTCCGTTGTACTTCTTGATGGAACTAAAGTCTGGCTAAACGCTTCATCGTCGTTGACTTATTCTACCCTGTTATATACGGAGGGCAAAAGAAAAGTTAAAATAGAAGGAGAGGCCTATTTTGAAGTTTCCAAAGATGCACTTCATCCATTTATTGTTCAAAGTGAAAATCAAGAAGTTGAAGTACTCGGCACGCATTTTAATGTGGATGCCTATCCAGAAGATAAAGTGGTGAGAACAACATTATTGGAGGGACAAGTTGCTGTTAAGAGCGGACGTGAAAAACGGATACTTCGACCCAATCAACAAATCAGCAATTATAATCATCAGTTAAGTGTGCAGGATGTAGACGGGTTAGATGCTGTAGCATGGAAAAATGGCAAGTTTGTTTTTCATCAAGAGTCCATGGAAAGTATTATGCAAAAGATTTCCAGATGGTATGATGTCGATATTGATTACCAAAATGAAGAACTTAAAAAGGTGGCTTTTACGGGTACTATAGCGAAGTATGATCGTATTGAAAAGGTACTTTCAAAATTAGCACTGACCGAAGAAGTAAAATTTAGCATACAAAAAAATACAATTGTTGTCAACTCAAATTAG